The Echinicola rosea genome has a segment encoding these proteins:
- a CDS encoding purple acid phosphatase family protein, whose protein sequence is MINSKVLVLSALLLCVLSGFQQAAFGRVILDRDTISFPDKAHLLPSAKPDRIILNLSANPLEEVGINWRTATSEATSYLQFAVATAGPEFREETQDVTAKTTYLETQQDDEPVIRAHYHEVDLKGLVPGQTYVYRVGSEKAWSEWFQFKMPKKKGPVSLFYFGDAQNDVSSHWSRVIREASFQFPRVDFMLYAGDLINHEDADFEWGGWFEAGGFVHASVPVMMTPGNHEYAKGVVLSKHWKPQFNLPENGPEGLEEMAYEINYPDLKVVSLDGEQIDEIPAQKMAQVKWLREILENNPKKWTIVTFHYPIYSTKPNRINEDMLEYIKPVLEEYEVDMVLQGHDHAYARGRVTTKNNQEVLGEGPMYVVSVSGPKMYDIGDDPWMDRRAYMTQLFQWINIDGDQLEYKALTATGELYDAFILQKDGAGKNKLINKIPSTEERVGEQ, encoded by the coding sequence ATGATTAACTCAAAAGTGCTGGTTTTGAGTGCTTTATTGTTGTGTGTTTTAAGTGGATTCCAACAAGCGGCATTCGGTAGGGTCATTTTGGATAGAGATACCATAAGCTTTCCTGACAAAGCGCATCTGTTGCCTTCAGCAAAGCCAGATCGAATAATCCTCAATTTGTCGGCCAATCCATTGGAGGAGGTAGGTATTAACTGGCGGACGGCTACGTCCGAAGCCACCTCTTACCTCCAATTTGCCGTGGCTACGGCAGGCCCAGAATTCAGGGAGGAAACTCAGGATGTCACAGCGAAGACCACATATTTGGAAACCCAACAGGACGATGAGCCTGTGATCAGGGCCCATTACCATGAAGTGGACTTGAAAGGCTTGGTTCCAGGGCAAACCTACGTGTACCGGGTGGGCTCAGAAAAGGCTTGGAGTGAATGGTTTCAATTTAAAATGCCCAAGAAAAAAGGACCCGTTAGCTTGTTTTATTTTGGAGATGCCCAAAATGATGTGTCTTCCCACTGGAGCCGGGTTATCCGAGAAGCCAGTTTCCAATTCCCGCGGGTAGATTTTATGCTATATGCAGGGGATCTGATCAATCATGAAGACGCTGATTTTGAGTGGGGAGGATGGTTTGAAGCTGGAGGCTTTGTCCACGCTTCCGTGCCGGTCATGATGACGCCCGGGAATCACGAATATGCCAAAGGCGTGGTGCTCTCCAAACACTGGAAACCGCAGTTTAATTTGCCCGAAAATGGACCGGAAGGTTTGGAAGAAATGGCGTATGAAATAAATTATCCGGATTTGAAGGTGGTTTCACTGGATGGGGAGCAAATAGATGAGATTCCTGCTCAGAAGATGGCCCAAGTAAAGTGGTTAAGGGAAATCCTTGAAAATAATCCCAAAAAGTGGACGATTGTTACGTTTCATTATCCAATTTACTCTACCAAACCCAACCGCATCAATGAAGATATGCTGGAGTATATCAAGCCAGTACTTGAGGAATACGAAGTGGACATGGTGCTCCAAGGCCATGACCATGCTTATGCCCGAGGCCGTGTGACCACAAAGAACAACCAGGAAGTTTTGGGCGAAGGCCCGATGTACGTGGTATCGGTAAGTGGCCCAAAAATGTACGACATTGGAGATGATCCGTGGATGGACAGAAGGGCCTATATGACCCAGCTTTTCCAATGGATCAATATCGATGGGGATCAGCTGGAATACAAGGCACTTACGGCTACTGGCGAGTTGTATGATGCGTTTATCTTACAGAAAGATGGCGCAGGTAAAAATAAATTGATCAATAAAATCCCCTCCACCGAAGAACGCGTAGGAGAACAGTAA
- a CDS encoding glycerophosphodiester phosphodiesterase family protein produces the protein MRRPKVQRLCLSLVLASLFFGSVCCAQVADIRERFLHSDELMIAAHRAAHEDFPENSIEAIHQAIEIGVDIIELDIRVTKDGVPVIMHDQTIDRTTTGSGNIELLDFEAIHSLKLLHNGKATDQTIPTLKAALFACKDKVMVDMDMKTDQIDAVLQVVAESGTADQLIFFDADWGVLGEIRKKLSGAYLMPRTYKRGEIKKAVKKLDPVAIHIDPSFYDRRTVKLAKKHGVRIWINSLGDRDHALRGHQDVKGSIEWVERGANMVQTDLPEFWVSVRDGM, from the coding sequence ATGAGAAGGCCAAAAGTGCAACGTTTATGTCTATCGCTGGTACTGGCCAGCCTGTTTTTTGGGTCGGTATGCTGCGCACAGGTAGCTGATATCCGGGAGCGGTTTTTACATTCCGATGAGTTGATGATAGCTGCTCATCGGGCTGCGCATGAGGATTTTCCCGAAAATAGTATTGAGGCAATTCACCAGGCCATTGAGATTGGTGTGGATATCATCGAGCTTGATATAAGGGTGACGAAGGACGGCGTACCCGTGATCATGCATGACCAAACCATCGACAGGACCACGACGGGATCAGGGAATATTGAGTTGTTGGACTTTGAAGCGATTCATTCCTTAAAATTGCTCCATAATGGTAAGGCCACGGATCAAACCATCCCTACACTAAAAGCTGCCCTATTTGCCTGCAAAGACAAGGTAATGGTCGATATGGACATGAAGACGGACCAAATCGATGCCGTACTTCAAGTAGTGGCAGAATCGGGTACAGCCGATCAGTTGATTTTTTTTGATGCTGATTGGGGCGTCTTGGGAGAGATTCGGAAAAAGCTCAGTGGAGCCTATTTGATGCCCAGGACTTACAAGAGGGGGGAAATTAAAAAAGCCGTGAAGAAGCTTGATCCAGTGGCAATCCATATTGACCCCAGTTTTTATGATAGAAGGACGGTGAAGTTGGCCAAAAAACATGGGGTTAGGATCTGGATTAACTCGCTTGGCGATCGTGATCATGCCTTAAGGGGGCATCAGGATGTAAAAGGTTCCATAGAATGGGTGGAAAGGGGAGCCAATATGGTTCAAACCGATCTGCCAGAATTTTGGGTCAGTGTGAGGGATGGGATGTAA
- a CDS encoding hybrid sensor histidine kinase/response regulator transcription factor, with product MKLPVITLLLSFILASLADGQEKDFQVFPKQNQLNFYLLDVESGLSHNYVNSIEQDSLGFIWVATMEGLSRYDGQTFTVYRKNNRVQHTGPLNNYIQHIYLDHKQQLILSTFGGLSIYRPKTDEFIHKTKVDGLLKSDVTYATGSPSGKIALAIYNGGVQLMDAKGKIQTIPSMTSKNSPNADKTTSLSFQGDTVLWVGTFDKGLSKIDLLHHTVTTAGPAISKNINCLYGDDNGNLWIGTGEGIQVITTKGDTLNMKATTTPNVGLSDANVLCFEKGPYGNVWAGTRNGGLTIIPASNFLRTQHLDTKWYLPKSDGSSVFNRTVASLKLAQDGKMWIGTSTGVNVVNPKGDPIYLIQRNLSLKHTIAHDRIGAFEESRNGKIWIGTDGGGLDLYEPSSGRIKHFEYHSGDPHSLSNNYILSLLENEDHNIWVGTYQGGLNLLNPRTGYCKHYLQGSQENGNDVRVIFRDSQNQIWAGTNRGGLYRYHPPLDDFDYVKQLGKIDIRDIVEDQQGNLWLATYGNGIIRYNYLTGERENYNESTVFGFPGNIIFNLCILDNGDILAGTRYEGLIRFNPSEKTVAQFKQENGLGNNTINSIVKDNSGKIWLGTSNGISYFDQATNKVGNLNGYNNIQRSEFNIGASLVSKSGNVYLGGNKGINVFDPQSIKQHRGDYPLLFTDLRLMNKKVNAKDFVSATSPATNIPYLDKIKLNYNQSLFSLDFVALKYPQATDISYAYKLEPYHDHWIETQQSGTANLSNIPPGDYILKIRASDNSDHFAQNQMAVIITPPFWQTWPAYLIYLIVLAALTWGGVNYYADRLKLKNSLLFEKKQRHLEHELNEERVRFFTGFSHELKTPLTLIMAPVNDLLLETKNGHHIKGLKLIQKNAKYLMEMINKLLEYRKTALNGHQLNREKHRIVKPIKQWVDQYHHLAKHKNIKLQVSFPKREFIATVDLEKLHIIINNLLSNAIKFCNPKDQVFFQLYEEDTSFVITVKDSGPGIPAHEHGKIFNWYYQSSNPAKHQGAGIGLAMTKRLITDHQGKIALKSEEGKGSEFTVTIPKNEAPSNIKNYPSTHQPNDWHLNLPKAPVEAPTSNLHLKTAKTLVLLIDDNADILHYLNGLLESCYDLIYAENGQEGLEKAIKYIPDIIISDIMMPKKNGIDLCMLLKKQPATTHIPIILLSAKDSVESITSGFGEGADAYITKPFNGQILKSRIENLLTTRYQLRQYYLGQKHQDKSLTVGQRKAVTQEKAFLKQLEEHIVNQLGEQATEVETLCRLMGMSRTSLFRKLKALTGQNINQYTRTVKINRAAYLIKNENLGVAQAAYEVGFNSPKYFRKLFKEQFGHLPSEKINIE from the coding sequence ATGAAATTACCCGTAATAACCCTACTGCTTTCTTTTATTCTTGCCAGTCTTGCAGATGGTCAGGAAAAAGATTTTCAAGTCTTTCCGAAGCAAAACCAACTGAACTTTTATCTCTTGGATGTAGAGTCTGGCCTATCTCACAATTATGTCAACAGCATCGAACAGGACTCCCTGGGGTTTATTTGGGTAGCGACCATGGAGGGATTGAGCAGATACGATGGACAGACGTTTACAGTGTATCGAAAAAACAACCGTGTTCAACATACCGGTCCACTAAACAATTATATTCAACACATCTACCTTGACCACAAACAACAGCTTATCCTATCCACGTTTGGAGGGCTCAGTATTTATCGCCCCAAAACAGACGAATTTATCCATAAAACCAAAGTGGACGGTCTGCTAAAAAGTGATGTCACCTATGCCACCGGTAGCCCTTCCGGCAAAATTGCCCTAGCCATTTATAATGGAGGCGTTCAGCTAATGGACGCAAAAGGAAAAATTCAGACCATCCCTTCAATGACCAGCAAAAACTCTCCTAACGCGGACAAAACAACCTCCCTCTCCTTTCAAGGAGATACCGTCCTGTGGGTAGGTACTTTTGACAAGGGATTATCCAAAATCGACCTGTTACACCATACGGTCACTACTGCTGGTCCAGCAATATCCAAAAACATCAATTGCCTCTATGGAGATGACAACGGGAACCTTTGGATAGGTACCGGGGAAGGAATCCAAGTTATTACCACCAAAGGAGACACGCTAAATATGAAAGCCACCACAACACCTAACGTAGGCCTTAGCGATGCCAATGTGTTGTGCTTTGAAAAAGGTCCATACGGTAATGTTTGGGCAGGAACCCGTAATGGAGGATTGACGATAATCCCTGCCTCAAATTTCCTGCGTACCCAACATTTGGACACCAAATGGTATTTGCCCAAAAGCGATGGATCCAGTGTATTTAATAGGACAGTGGCATCCCTCAAATTGGCCCAAGATGGTAAAATGTGGATCGGCACGAGCACCGGTGTCAATGTGGTAAACCCTAAAGGTGATCCGATTTACCTCATCCAACGAAACCTTTCCCTTAAACACACTATTGCTCATGATCGAATAGGTGCCTTCGAAGAAAGCCGTAACGGGAAAATATGGATAGGCACAGATGGTGGAGGCTTGGACCTTTATGAGCCTTCCAGCGGAAGGATTAAGCATTTTGAATACCATTCTGGTGATCCACATAGCCTTAGCAACAATTATATATTGTCACTACTGGAGAATGAAGACCATAATATCTGGGTAGGGACTTACCAAGGCGGATTAAACCTACTGAATCCACGAACGGGTTATTGCAAACATTACCTACAAGGCAGCCAAGAAAACGGAAATGACGTTCGGGTGATCTTTAGGGACTCCCAAAACCAGATATGGGCAGGTACAAACAGGGGTGGGCTTTATCGTTACCATCCACCCCTTGATGATTTTGACTATGTAAAACAATTGGGAAAAATTGATATCAGGGATATCGTCGAAGACCAGCAAGGCAACTTATGGCTCGCAACTTATGGAAATGGGATTATTCGGTATAATTACCTGACTGGTGAACGAGAAAATTATAACGAGTCCACGGTCTTTGGCTTTCCCGGCAATATTATTTTCAACCTGTGTATTTTGGATAATGGTGATATCCTCGCCGGGACCCGGTACGAAGGACTCATCCGGTTTAACCCATCCGAAAAGACCGTAGCCCAATTTAAACAAGAAAATGGCCTAGGAAACAACACCATTAACAGCATAGTCAAGGATAATTCCGGCAAGATATGGCTGGGAACTTCAAATGGCATCAGTTACTTCGACCAGGCGACGAACAAAGTCGGCAACTTAAACGGGTACAACAATATCCAGCGAAGTGAATTTAATATTGGGGCTTCACTAGTCAGCAAATCAGGAAACGTTTACCTTGGCGGAAACAAGGGAATCAATGTATTTGATCCCCAATCCATTAAGCAACATCGTGGCGATTACCCGCTCCTCTTTACAGATTTGAGATTAATGAACAAAAAGGTAAATGCAAAGGATTTCGTAAGTGCTACATCACCTGCTACTAATATCCCGTACTTAGACAAGATCAAACTAAACTACAATCAAAGCTTATTTTCACTGGACTTTGTGGCATTAAAATATCCACAGGCCACAGACATTTCTTATGCCTACAAACTGGAACCTTATCATGACCACTGGATAGAAACCCAACAATCCGGAACTGCCAACCTCAGCAACATTCCTCCCGGCGATTATATACTTAAGATAAGGGCTAGTGACAACAGCGATCACTTCGCCCAAAACCAAATGGCAGTCATCATCACACCACCTTTTTGGCAAACCTGGCCTGCCTACCTAATATATCTTATCGTACTGGCAGCCTTGACCTGGGGTGGTGTCAATTATTATGCTGATCGACTCAAACTGAAAAATTCGCTCTTATTTGAAAAGAAGCAACGTCACCTTGAACATGAACTAAATGAGGAACGGGTTCGGTTTTTTACGGGCTTTTCACACGAGCTCAAAACACCACTGACGCTTATCATGGCTCCTGTAAATGACCTTCTTCTGGAAACCAAAAACGGACATCATATCAAAGGGCTTAAGTTGATCCAAAAAAATGCAAAGTACTTGATGGAAATGATCAACAAGCTCCTGGAATATAGAAAAACTGCGCTTAATGGACATCAGCTAAATAGAGAAAAACACCGGATCGTAAAACCGATTAAACAATGGGTGGACCAATATCACCATCTGGCCAAGCATAAAAACATCAAGTTGCAAGTCAGCTTTCCCAAAAGGGAATTTATAGCTACAGTGGACTTGGAAAAACTCCACATTATCATAAACAACCTACTTTCCAATGCCATAAAATTCTGCAACCCCAAAGACCAAGTCTTCTTTCAGCTTTATGAAGAAGATACCTCTTTTGTCATTACCGTGAAGGATTCCGGCCCGGGCATACCTGCCCATGAGCATGGAAAAATCTTTAATTGGTACTATCAGTCTAGCAATCCTGCAAAACATCAGGGGGCGGGCATTGGATTGGCCATGACCAAAAGGCTCATAACTGATCATCAAGGCAAAATAGCACTCAAAAGTGAGGAAGGAAAGGGAAGTGAATTTACAGTAACAATTCCCAAAAACGAAGCTCCTTCAAACATAAAGAATTATCCATCGACCCACCAACCAAATGATTGGCATCTTAATCTGCCCAAAGCTCCAGTGGAAGCACCAACATCCAATCTCCATCTAAAAACAGCGAAAACACTGGTACTGCTTATCGATGACAATGCCGATATCCTGCATTACCTCAATGGCCTTTTGGAGAGCTGCTACGATCTTATTTATGCCGAGAATGGACAAGAAGGCTTGGAAAAAGCAATAAAATACATTCCCGATATCATCATTTCTGATATAATGATGCCGAAAAAAAATGGAATTGATCTTTGCATGTTGCTAAAAAAACAGCCTGCAACTACCCACATCCCCATCATTTTACTCTCTGCCAAAGATAGTGTAGAAAGCATCACATCAGGATTTGGTGAAGGTGCCGATGCCTATATCACCAAACCATTCAATGGACAAATATTGAAGTCTAGAATTGAAAATTTGTTAACCACTAGATACCAGCTGAGACAGTATTATTTAGGGCAAAAACATCAAGACAAGAGCTTGACAGTTGGTCAACGAAAAGCTGTCACCCAAGAAAAGGCTTTCTTAAAACAACTCGAAGAGCATATTGTGAATCAGCTTGGAGAGCAAGCCACAGAGGTAGAAACGCTATGCAGGTTGATGGGCATGAGCCGAACTTCACTTTTCCGCAAACTCAAAGCCCTCACCGGCCAAAATATCAACCAATACACCAGAACCGTAAAGATCAACCGCGCCGCCTATTTGATCAAAAACGAAAACCTGGGCGTGGCACAAGCCGCTTATGAAGTAGGTTTTAACAGTCCTAAATATTTTAGAAAGCTCTTTAAAGAACAGTTTGGCCACCTTCCGTCAGAGAAGATTAATATTGAATAG
- a CDS encoding SusC/RagA family TonB-linked outer membrane protein → MSKVFGQEQIEGHVLDEKGAGLPGASVLVVGTSNGTVTDLDGHFQLAVSSQDAITLKVSFIGYQSQEIALDGRASLEVQLQPDLQSLNEVVVVGYGEQKKATLTGSVSQVEGRDLQNSPQPNVSNSLAGRFSGIIANNRGGEPGYDGSSFTIRGLATTGNNDVLVVIDGVPGQIGGLERLNPNDIESVSVLKDASAAIYGSRAANGVILVTTKRGKEGKPVISYSFNQGFSSPTRLPEMADAETYATIRNEIAYYNNPQGGMNQVYSQDQLGQFRDGSDPINYPNTDWAAATLNNVALQSQHNLSIRGGSEKVNYFLSLGKTGQDGLYKDGATRYDQYSFRSNVDAQITERLKVGLSLAGRKEARQFPTTGANDIFRSIYRAYPTVVAVYPNGLPSTGIENNNPVVMATDQGGINDNPRFVFNGILRASYELPFLEGLSVDGFYSVDESSNRSRNFSTPYTLYNYDPATEAYNPVVVGGGADQQATLSEEHYSQSMIVSNIKLNFKQYFGNHFVDAFVGYEQSENRTHTMGASRLHFPTTETPELSQGGAAASDYDNWGSSYNYTRKSYIGRIAYNFQEKYLAEVQMRVDGSSNFPSGERYGFFPSISAGYRVSEETWFRDNVGFFDDLKFRASYGQLGNDNVGQFQYYDNYSFNNRYVIGDEVVTGIDLTRLGNPNITWEVATKTDIGFNAVWLKKFTTEFIYFQQDRSKILTTRNASIPGTSGIVNPYDVDPLVPSENIGEVKSHGFEATLGYEHIGDFSYGISGNFTYAKNELVFKDEAPGVLDYQRETGRSLNTYLLYNAIGIYRTEEDLDNYPHVPGAQLGDLIYEDFNDDGQITADDMVRTQYGNIPQVTFGLNLHAAWKNWDFSAVISGQGQVRQYVLPESGTVGNFYSSWADNRWTPDNTDGTYPRVSERASSAVSGGLYRNNFWLNNAAFGRLKNVQIGYNLPQSFLDRFSIGSLRVYANAFNLLTVTKVQDYDPEGSSESGQFYPQQKIINLGLNIQF, encoded by the coding sequence ATGTCGAAAGTATTTGGCCAAGAGCAGATCGAAGGCCATGTTTTGGATGAAAAGGGAGCAGGGCTTCCCGGAGCTTCCGTTTTGGTGGTAGGTACTTCCAATGGTACCGTCACCGATCTTGACGGTCATTTTCAGCTTGCCGTTTCATCACAAGATGCCATTACCCTTAAGGTGTCTTTTATAGGCTATCAATCACAGGAAATAGCATTGGATGGAAGAGCAAGTTTAGAAGTGCAGCTACAACCAGACTTACAATCGCTTAATGAAGTGGTAGTGGTAGGGTATGGTGAACAGAAAAAAGCTACCCTTACAGGATCCGTTTCCCAAGTAGAGGGCAGGGATTTGCAAAACAGCCCTCAGCCAAACGTTTCCAACTCCCTCGCTGGGAGGTTCTCAGGAATCATCGCCAATAACCGCGGTGGGGAACCGGGATATGATGGATCGAGTTTTACCATTAGGGGACTGGCCACCACAGGAAACAACGATGTACTGGTCGTGATCGATGGTGTACCCGGGCAGATAGGAGGCCTAGAGCGGCTTAACCCAAATGACATAGAGAGTGTTTCTGTCCTAAAAGATGCCTCCGCAGCCATCTACGGCTCCCGTGCCGCCAATGGCGTGATCTTAGTGACCACTAAGCGCGGTAAGGAAGGAAAGCCTGTCATTTCTTACAGCTTTAACCAGGGATTTTCTTCACCCACCAGATTGCCAGAAATGGCTGATGCGGAAACTTACGCTACGATCAGAAATGAAATAGCCTATTATAATAATCCGCAAGGAGGAATGAACCAAGTTTATTCCCAAGATCAGCTCGGTCAGTTTCGTGATGGCAGTGATCCGATAAATTATCCCAATACCGATTGGGCAGCTGCCACCTTAAACAATGTAGCCCTTCAAAGCCAGCACAATCTTAGCATACGTGGTGGATCTGAAAAGGTGAATTACTTTTTGTCCTTGGGCAAAACCGGACAGGATGGATTATATAAGGATGGTGCGACCCGCTATGATCAGTACAGCTTCAGGTCCAATGTAGATGCGCAGATCACTGAAAGGTTAAAAGTAGGACTTTCACTTGCCGGTAGGAAAGAAGCGCGACAATTCCCTACTACCGGGGCCAACGACATCTTCCGCTCTATCTATAGGGCCTATCCCACGGTGGTAGCAGTCTATCCCAATGGATTGCCATCCACAGGAATCGAAAACAACAACCCTGTGGTAATGGCTACTGACCAAGGGGGGATAAACGATAACCCAAGATTCGTTTTCAATGGGATTTTAAGGGCAAGCTATGAACTTCCTTTCTTAGAGGGACTTTCGGTCGATGGCTTCTATTCTGTGGATGAAAGTTCAAATCGAAGCCGAAATTTTAGCACACCATATACCTTGTACAATTATGATCCGGCCACAGAAGCCTATAATCCCGTCGTGGTGGGCGGTGGTGCAGACCAACAGGCCACACTTTCCGAAGAGCATTATAGCCAATCCATGATCGTGTCCAATATCAAACTGAATTTTAAGCAGTATTTTGGAAACCACTTTGTCGATGCTTTTGTGGGATATGAGCAAAGTGAAAACCGTACCCATACTATGGGAGCCTCGCGCCTGCACTTTCCGACCACCGAAACGCCCGAGCTTAGCCAGGGCGGTGCAGCTGCTTCTGATTATGACAACTGGGGAAGCAGCTATAATTATACCCGGAAAAGTTATATCGGGCGAATTGCCTATAACTTTCAAGAGAAATACTTGGCTGAAGTACAGATGAGGGTGGATGGCTCATCAAACTTCCCTTCGGGAGAGCGATATGGCTTTTTCCCGTCCATTTCGGCAGGGTATAGGGTTTCCGAAGAAACCTGGTTTCGGGACAATGTAGGCTTCTTTGATGACCTTAAGTTCAGGGCATCCTATGGCCAGCTGGGAAATGACAATGTGGGACAGTTTCAATATTATGACAATTATTCCTTTAACAACCGCTACGTCATTGGTGACGAGGTAGTGACCGGTATTGACCTGACGAGGCTGGGCAATCCCAATATCACCTGGGAGGTGGCCACCAAAACCGATATTGGGTTCAATGCGGTATGGCTAAAGAAATTCACCACAGAGTTTATTTATTTCCAACAAGACAGGAGTAAGATCCTCACTACCAGAAATGCTTCCATACCGGGTACTTCTGGCATCGTGAACCCATATGATGTGGATCCATTGGTGCCGTCTGAAAATATTGGGGAAGTAAAAAGCCATGGTTTTGAAGCTACTTTGGGATATGAGCATATAGGAGATTTCAGTTATGGTATTTCTGGTAATTTCACTTATGCCAAAAATGAACTCGTATTCAAGGATGAAGCTCCAGGAGTGCTGGATTATCAGCGGGAAACAGGCCGTTCATTAAATACTTACTTGCTGTATAATGCGATTGGCATTTATCGTACAGAAGAAGATTTGGACAACTATCCTCATGTGCCCGGTGCGCAGCTAGGGGATCTGATTTATGAGGATTTTAATGATGATGGCCAAATAACGGCCGATGATATGGTCAGGACCCAGTATGGTAATATTCCACAGGTTACCTTTGGCCTGAATCTCCATGCCGCTTGGAAAAACTGGGACTTCTCGGCAGTAATTTCCGGACAGGGACAGGTAAGGCAATATGTCCTTCCTGAGTCTGGTACGGTAGGAAACTTTTACAGCAGTTGGGCCGATAACCGCTGGACTCCCGACAATACCGATGGTACTTACCCGAGGGTGAGTGAACGGGCTTCTTCGGCCGTCAGCGGAGGCCTCTACCGAAACAATTTCTGGCTGAATAATGCCGCTTTTGGTAGGTTGAAAAATGTACAAATCGGTTATAACCTTCCCCAAAGCTTTTTGGACAGGTTTTCTATTGGAAGTCTAAGGGTCTATGCAAATGCCTTTAACCTCCTAACGGTGACCAAAGTCCAGGATTATGATCCAGAGGGATCCAGTGAGAGCGGGCAGTTTTATCCGCAGCAAAAAATCATTAATCTCGGACTGAACATTCAATTTTAA
- a CDS encoding RagB/SusD family nutrient uptake outer membrane protein, producing the protein MKNQTIIKPLLGIMLISSLLVGCKDNFLDIVPTDRVSDASILSDSTLFEAYVINRYLGIRLTNKEGDGNLPGFGRGFEYAMWSSLTDESIYNNDDNTWFIQQGQLSPENTGIAGTFWGRSYRSIRECNYALANIGELEMSQSGKDLLIAELKFIRAFRYHDLIRNYGDVVLMGDRVTELGEDFTDPSFFEKTDKEAAIAYVLEELDAAATNLPVSNNGNWQEGRATRGAALALKARLLLYGASPLFTDGERDVQKWQRAADAARAVMDLQQYSLYQGGYGELFLTPQSNVEIIFARYYNINSRHTALEIANGPNGYDGWGGNVPLQNLVDDYEMMDGTRFDWENDNHSDQPYKNRDPRFYETILYNGAPYRDREVETFVPGGRDSQDGPSNWNTTKSGYYLKKFINEELPIRNPWEVAGTQNWIYFRYAEILLNYAEAQNEAVGPDASVYDAVNAIRGRTGVEMPPLPAGLTQDQMRERIRHERRIELAFEEHRYYDVRRWMIADEVENTPAYGITITKDEDGRFNYERKVALEGKQFLERHYWLPIPRSEILASDNQLPQNPGYN; encoded by the coding sequence ATGAAAAATCAAACTATCATCAAGCCATTACTTGGCATTATGCTGATCAGTTCACTGCTGGTTGGCTGTAAAGACAATTTTCTGGACATTGTCCCTACCGATAGGGTTTCTGATGCCTCCATATTGTCAGATTCTACTTTGTTCGAAGCTTATGTGATCAACCGTTACTTGGGTATTAGGCTTACTAATAAAGAAGGGGACGGTAATCTTCCCGGTTTTGGCAGGGGATTCGAATATGCCATGTGGAGTTCATTGACCGATGAGTCGATTTATAATAATGACGATAACACATGGTTTATCCAGCAAGGGCAGCTTTCTCCCGAAAACACCGGCATAGCCGGAACATTCTGGGGACGTTCTTATCGTAGCATTAGGGAGTGTAACTATGCTCTGGCCAATATCGGGGAGCTCGAAATGAGCCAATCCGGAAAAGACCTGCTCATCGCAGAACTCAAGTTTATCCGTGCATTTCGTTACCATGACCTGATCCGTAATTATGGAGATGTTGTTTTGATGGGGGACAGGGTAACTGAATTAGGAGAGGACTTTACAGATCCCAGCTTTTTCGAAAAGACGGACAAGGAAGCAGCAATAGCATATGTGCTTGAAGAATTGGATGCTGCAGCTACTAATTTGCCCGTGTCCAATAATGGTAATTGGCAGGAAGGCCGGGCTACCCGTGGGGCGGCATTGGCATTGAAGGCCAGGCTGCTGCTTTACGGAGCGAGTCCATTATTTACTGATGGAGAGCGGGATGTCCAGAAGTGGCAACGTGCTGCAGATGCTGCCCGAGCCGTCATGGATCTCCAGCAATATAGTCTTTACCAAGGAGGCTACGGAGAATTGTTCCTAACGCCTCAAAGTAATGTGGAAATCATCTTTGCCCGGTATTATAACATCAATTCACGCCACACCGCTTTGGAGATTGCAAACGGTCCAAACGGATATGACGGTTGGGGGGGAAATGTGCCGCTCCAAAACCTAGTGGATGATTATGAAATGATGGATGGAACCCGTTTTGATTGGGAAAATGATAACCATTCAGACCAGCCCTATAAAAACAGGGATCCCCGATTCTATGAAACAATTCTGTATAATGGAGCTCCCTACCGTGATCGCGAAGTAGAAACTTTCGTGCCGGGAGGAAGGGATAGTCAAGACGGTCCATCCAATTGGAATACCACTAAAAGTGGATATTATCTCAAGAAATTCATCAATGAAGAATTGCCAATCCGTAATCCTTGGGAGGTGGCCGGTACCCAGAACTGGATTTATTTCCGGTATGCTGAGATCTTGCTCAATTATGCAGAAGCCCAGAATGAAGCGGTGGGACCGGATGCCAGTGTTTATGATGCTGTGAATGCCATCCGAGGCCGTACTGGCGTGGAAATGCCGCCATTACCTGCAGGCCTGACACAGGATCAAATGCGTGAACGCATCCGTCATGAACGACGAATAGAGTTGGCTTTTGAAGAGCATCGCTATTATGATGTTCGCAGATGGATGATTGCCGATGAGGTGGAAAATACCCCAGCATATGGTATTACCATTACTAAGGATGAAGATGGGAGGTTCAATTATGAGCGAAAAGTAGCCTTGGAAGGTAAACAGTTTTTAGAACGGCATTACTGGTTACCTATCCCACGGTCAGAAATTCTTGCTTCCGATAATCAACTTCCCCAGAACCCCGGATATAATTAA